A single window of Microplitis demolitor isolate Queensland-Clemson2020A chromosome 7, iyMicDemo2.1a, whole genome shotgun sequence DNA harbors:
- the LOC103571447 gene encoding uncharacterized protein LOC103571447, which yields MVHSPKFIFFISVLTAYFFFETEAVRCYQCSSDTDPKREDLCGAYEHFDRNKHIPIDCNDEESKMPGSFCVKEVRQGPKGFIWDGRFRQVVRRCASVAETGVTGVCNWGVDENGVYWQRCYCSDDSCNGATTLSSSLTIAIVISTFITIYFIR from the exons ATGGTGCACTctccaaaatttatatttttcatttccgtGCTAacagcatattttttttttg aaacgGAAGCTGTTCGTTGTTACCAATGCAGTAGCGATACAGATCCTAAAAGAGAAGATTTGTGCGGTGCCTATGAACACTTTGATAGAAACAAGCATATTCCAATCGATTGCAACGATGAGGAATCCAAAATGCCTGGGTCTTTTTGCGTTAAAGAAGTACGACAAGGTCCTAAGGGATTTATTT gGGATGGAAGATTCAGACAAGTAGTCCGACGATGTGCATCAGTTGCAGAAACCGGAGTTACAGGTGTTTGTAATTGGGGTGTCGACGAAAACGGAGTTTATTGGCAGCGATGTTATTGTTCAGATGATTCGTGTAATGGTGCAACAACTCTATCGTCATCTTTAACAATAGCCATTGTAATATCaacttttattacaatttactTTATAAGATAA